The proteins below come from a single Pseudarthrobacter sp. SSS035 genomic window:
- a CDS encoding cysteine desulfurase family protein → MPVYLDHAATTPLSAEALAALTRELARTGNPSSLHGSGRRARRSVEDAREAIATAAGAHPSEVIFTSGGTESDNLAVKGLYWARSGEDPARRRILCSAVEHHAVQDTVEWLERHEGAIATWLPVDGEGVVDLDVLAAELARDPESIALVTVMWANNEVGTIQPVHRIVDLAHAVGVPVHSDAVQAFGSLPVNFKASGLDAMSVSGHKIGGPVGVGALLLGRAVKLTPVQHGGGQERDVRSGTLDTASIAAFAAAAEASTARLAAESARIAALRDRLIDGVLERVPEAVLRGAAGEGRLPGNAHFTFPGCEGDSLLFLLDLAGVESSTGSACTAGVPRPSHVLLAMGLDEATARGAQRFTLGHASSDADVDALLAALPGAYQRARQAGMAGHESSIQTAGTVARQASSGSS, encoded by the coding sequence GTGCCCGTCTACCTCGATCATGCAGCCACCACGCCACTTTCTGCCGAGGCGCTGGCAGCCCTGACGCGGGAACTTGCCCGCACCGGCAATCCTTCGTCACTGCACGGCTCGGGCCGCCGTGCCCGCCGCTCCGTGGAGGACGCGAGGGAAGCCATCGCGACGGCGGCCGGCGCCCATCCCTCCGAGGTCATCTTTACGTCCGGGGGCACGGAGTCGGACAACCTTGCCGTGAAGGGCCTGTACTGGGCCCGTTCCGGCGAAGACCCGGCCCGGCGCCGTATACTCTGCTCCGCCGTCGAGCATCATGCCGTGCAGGACACCGTGGAATGGCTGGAGCGGCACGAGGGCGCCATTGCCACCTGGCTTCCGGTGGACGGCGAGGGCGTGGTGGACCTTGATGTCCTCGCCGCGGAGCTGGCCCGGGATCCCGAGAGCATAGCGCTCGTGACGGTCATGTGGGCCAACAACGAAGTGGGCACCATCCAGCCGGTACACAGGATCGTGGACCTGGCACACGCCGTTGGGGTTCCGGTCCATTCGGATGCAGTGCAGGCGTTCGGCTCGCTGCCGGTGAATTTCAAGGCCTCCGGGCTGGACGCGATGTCCGTATCCGGGCACAAGATCGGCGGACCGGTGGGAGTCGGCGCGCTCCTGTTGGGGCGGGCCGTCAAGCTGACCCCGGTGCAGCACGGCGGTGGCCAGGAACGCGACGTGCGTTCCGGGACGCTGGACACGGCATCCATCGCCGCGTTCGCGGCGGCTGCCGAAGCCTCCACCGCACGGCTTGCGGCCGAGTCCGCGAGGATCGCGGCCCTGCGGGACAGGCTCATCGACGGCGTCCTTGAGCGGGTGCCCGAAGCCGTGCTCCGAGGAGCCGCGGGGGAGGGGCGGCTGCCCGGCAACGCGCATTTCACGTTCCCCGGCTGCGAAGGTGATTCGCTGCTGTTCCTGCTGGACCTGGCGGGAGTGGAATCCTCCACGGGATCGGCCTGTACGGCCGGTGTCCCGCGCCCATCCCACGTGCTGCTGGCCATGGGACTGGACGAGGCGACAGCCCGCGGCGCGCAGCGCTTCACGCTGGGACATGCCTCAAGCGACGCGGACGTGGATGCCTTGCTGGCAGCCCTCCCCGGCGCGTATCAACGCGCCCGCCAGGCAGGGATGGCCGGGCACGAATCCTCGATCCAGACTGCGGGAACGGTAGCGCGTCAGGCGTCCTCCGGCAGTAGCTGA
- a CDS encoding NAD(P)/FAD-dependent oxidoreductase codes for MAEDIATAGDIVIAGGGLAGATAAKTLRAEGFKGRVAIIGAERHPPYLRPPLSKEYLLGKAAEDTVPVVPPGWYAENDVDLRLGARVTGIRPDARTVELDDGSTLAYSSLLLATGAAPRTLRLPGSDLAGVSTFRTLDDSRRLRSSLAAGGRNVVMIGSGWIGMELAAAAATYGNKVTLLGLEEIPLAGAIGPHLGRFFRRLHEANGVSFRLPASAREITGDGGAVTGVITDSGEVVPADIVVIAVGVVPETGLAQAAGLALDNGILTDASLRTSAPGIFAAGDVANALHPFTGQHHRSEHWSNALNGGKVAARAMLGQDAVLSTIPYFYTDQYDVSMEYSGFPALAAGAEPVIRGSLEAKEFIAFWQQDSRVVAGMSVNWPRKPQPGAQKTIKALISARTRVTAERLADNSVGLDQLLPEDA; via the coding sequence ATGGCTGAGGACATTGCTACTGCGGGGGACATTGTGATTGCCGGCGGCGGCCTGGCCGGTGCCACCGCGGCAAAGACCCTGCGGGCGGAAGGGTTCAAAGGCCGGGTGGCCATCATCGGCGCCGAGCGCCATCCTCCCTACCTGCGGCCGCCGCTGTCCAAGGAGTATCTGCTGGGCAAGGCCGCCGAGGACACCGTCCCGGTGGTGCCGCCGGGCTGGTACGCGGAGAACGACGTCGACCTCCGCCTGGGTGCCCGCGTTACGGGCATCCGGCCGGACGCCAGGACGGTGGAGCTGGACGACGGAAGCACGCTGGCATACAGTTCCCTGCTGCTCGCCACCGGTGCGGCGCCCCGCACCCTGCGCCTACCGGGAAGCGACCTTGCCGGCGTCTCCACGTTCCGCACCCTGGACGACAGCCGTCGGTTGCGCAGCAGTCTGGCGGCGGGCGGCAGGAACGTGGTGATGATCGGCTCCGGCTGGATTGGCATGGAACTTGCTGCGGCTGCCGCCACATACGGCAACAAGGTCACGCTCCTCGGCCTGGAAGAGATCCCCCTGGCCGGGGCCATCGGGCCTCACCTCGGCCGGTTCTTCCGCAGACTCCACGAAGCCAACGGCGTGAGCTTCCGGCTTCCTGCCTCCGCTCGGGAAATCACCGGCGACGGCGGGGCTGTCACCGGTGTGATCACCGATTCCGGAGAAGTGGTCCCTGCGGACATCGTGGTCATCGCGGTCGGCGTGGTTCCCGAGACCGGACTCGCGCAGGCGGCCGGCCTGGCCCTGGACAACGGGATCCTTACGGACGCGTCCCTGCGGACCAGCGCGCCCGGCATTTTTGCCGCCGGCGACGTCGCCAACGCCTTGCACCCCTTCACCGGCCAGCACCACCGCAGCGAGCACTGGTCCAATGCCCTGAACGGCGGAAAGGTGGCCGCCAGGGCCATGCTCGGCCAGGATGCAGTCCTGAGCACTATCCCCTACTTCTACACCGATCAGTACGACGTCAGTATGGAGTACTCGGGCTTCCCGGCCCTGGCGGCGGGCGCTGAGCCGGTGATCCGGGGGTCACTGGAGGCCAAGGAGTTTATCGCGTTCTGGCAGCAGGATTCCAGGGTGGTGGCCGGGATGAGCGTCAACTGGCCGCGGAAGCCACAGCCCGGCGCGCAGAAGACCATCAAGGCCCTCATCTCGGCCAGGACCCGAGTCACAGCGGAGCGCCTGGCCGACAACTCCGTTGGGCTCGATCAGCTACTGCCGGAGGACGCCTGA